From Macaca mulatta isolate MMU2019108-1 chromosome 1, T2T-MMU8v2.0, whole genome shotgun sequence, the proteins below share one genomic window:
- the THBS3 gene encoding thrombospondin-3 isoform X11 yields the protein MVAVAEKIRTALLTAGDIYLLSTFRLPPKQGGVLFGLYSRQDNTRWLEASVVGKINKVLVRYQREDGKVHAVNLQQAGLADGRTHTVLLRLRGPSRPSPALHLYVDCKLGDQHAGLPALAPIPPAEVDGLEIRTGQKAYLRMQGFVESMKIILGGSMARVGALSECPFQGDESIHSAGNTETWEQTKALVTQLTLFNQILVELRDDIRDQVKEMSLIRNTIMECQVCGFHEQRSHCSPNPCFRGVDCMEVYEYPGYRCGPCPPGLQGNGTHCSDINECVHADPCFPGSSCINTMPGFHCEACPRGYKGTQVSGVGIDYARASKQVCNDIDECNDGNNGGCDPNSICTNTVGSFKCGPCRLGFLGNQSQGCLPARTCHSPAHSPCHVHAHCLFERNGAVSCQCNVGWAGNGNVCGTDTDIDGYPDQALPCMDNNKHCKQDNCLLTPNSGQEDADNDGVGDQCDDDADGDGIKNVEDNCRLFPNKDQQNSDTDSFGDACDNCPNVPNNDQKDTDGNGEGDACDNDVDGDGIPNGLDNCPKVPNPLQTDRDEDGVGDACDSCPEMSNPTQTDVDSDLVGDVCDTNEDSDGDGHQDTKDNCPQLPNSSQLDSDNDGLGDECDGDDDNDGIPDYVPPGPDNCRLVPNPNQKDSDGNGVGDVCEDDFDNDAVVDPLDVCPESAEVTLTDFRAYQTVVLDPEGDAQIDPNWVVLNQGMEIVQTMNSDPGLAVGYTAFNGVDFEGTFHVNTVTDDDYAGFLFSYQDSGRFYVVMWKQTEQTYWQATPFRAVAQPGLQLKAVTSVSGPGEHLRNALWHTGHTPDQVRLLWTDPRNVGWRDKTSYRWQLLHRPQVGYIRVKLYEGPQLVADSGVIIDTSMRGGRLGVFCFSQENIIWSNLQYRCNDTVPEDFEPFRRQLLQGRV from the exons ATGGTAGCTGTGGCAGAGAAGATCCGGACAGCCCTGCTCACTGCTGGGGACATCTACCTCTTGTCCACCTTCCGCCTGCCCCCCAAGCAGGGTGGTGTCCTCTTTGGCCTCTATTCTCGCCAAGACAACACGCGATGGCTGGAGGCCTCTGTTGTAGGCAAGATCAACAAAG TACTGGTGCGATACCAGCGGGAGGATGGCAAAGTCCACGCCGTGAACCTACAGCAAGCAGGCCTGGCCGATGGTCGCACACACACAGTTCTCCTGCGACTCCGAGGTCCCTCCAGACCCAGCCCTGCTCTGCATCTCTATGTGGACTGCAAACTGGGTGACCAACATGCAGGCCTTCCAGCACTGGCCCCCATTCCTCCAGCAGAGGTCGATGGGCTGGAGATTAGGACTGGACAGAAGGCATATTTGAGGATGCAG GGCTTTGTGGAATCTATGAAAATTATTCTGGGTGGGTCCATGGCCCGGGTAGGAGCCCTGAGTGAGTGTCCATTCCAAGGGGACGAGTCCATCCACAGTGCAGGTAACACAGAGACTT GGGAGCAGACCAAGGCGCTGGTCACCCAACTCACCCTCTTCAACCAGATCCTGGTGGAGCTGCGGGATGATATACGAGACCAG GTGAAGGAAATGTCCCTGATCCGAAACACCATTATGGAGTGTCAGGTGTGCG GCTTCCATGAGCAGCGTTCCCACTGCAGCCCCAATCCCTGCTTCCGAGGCGTGGACTGCATGGAAGTGTACGAGTACCCAGGCTACCGCTGTGGGCCCTGTCCCCCCGGCCTACAGGGCAACGGCACCCACTGCAGTGACATCAATGAG TGTGTTCACGCCGACCCCTGTTTCCCGGGCTCCAGCTGCAtcaacaccatgcccggcttccACTGTGAGGCCTGTCCTCGAGGGTACAAGGGCACACAGGTGTCTGGTGTGGGCATTGACTATGCCCGGGCCAGCAAACAG GTCTGCAATGACATCGATGAATGCAACGATGGCAACAATGGTGGCTGTGACCCAAACTCCATCTGCACCAACACTGTG GGCTCTTTCAAGTGTGGTCCCTGCCGCCTGGGTTTCCTGGGCAACCAGAGCCAGGGCTGCCTCCCAGCCCGGACCTGCCACAGCCCAGCCCACAGTCCCTGCCACGTCCATGCTCATTGTCTCTTTGAACGCAATGGTGCAGTATCCTGCCAG TGTAACGTGGGCTGGGCTGGGAATGGGAACGTATGTGGGACTGACACAGACATCGATGGCTATCCAGACCAAGCACTGCCCTGCATGGACAACAACAAACACTGCAAACAG GACAACTGCCTTTTGACACCCAACTCTGGGCAGGAAGATGCTGATAATGATGGTGTGGGGGACCAGTGTGATGACGATGCTGATGGGGATGGGATCAAGAATGTTGAG GACAACTGCCGGCTGTTCCCCAACAAAGACCAACAGAACTCAGATACAGATTCATTTGGTGATGCCTGTGACAATTGCCCCAACGTTCCCAACAATGACCAGAAGGACACAGATGGCAATGGGGAAGGAGATGCCTGTGACAACGACGTGGATGGGGATG GCATCCCCAATGGATTGGACAATTGCCCTAAAGTCCCCAACCCACTACAGACAGACAGGGATGAGGACGGGGTGGGAGATGCTTGCGACAGCTGTCCTGAAATGAGCAATCCTACCCAG ACAGATGTAGACAGCGACTTGGTGGGGGATGTCTGTGATACCAATGAAGACAG TGATGGGGATGGGCATCAGGACACCAAGGACAACTGCCCACAGCTGCCAAATAGCTCCCAGCTGGACTCAGACAACGATGGACTTGGAGATGAGTGTGATGgggatgatgacaatgatggcATCCCAGATTACGTGCCTCCTGGTCCTGATAACTGCCGCCTGGTACCCAATCCCAATCAGAAGGACTCAGATG GCAATGGCGTTGGTGATGTGTGTGAGGATGACTTTGACAATGATGCTGTGGTCGACCCCCTGGATGTGTGTCCCGAAAGTGCAGAGGTAACGCTTACGGATTTTCGGGCCTATCAGACCGTCGTCCTGGATCCTGAGGGTGATGCTCAGATTGACCCAAACTGGGTTGTGCTCAACCAG GGCATGGAAATCGTTCAGACCATGAACAGTGACCCTGGCTTGGCAGTTG gataCACGGCCTTCAATGGTGTGGACTTTGAAGGCACCTTCCATGTGAACACAGTGACTGACGATGACTACGCAGGCTTTCTCTTCAGTTATCAAGACAGTGGCCGATTCTACGTAGTCATGTGGAAGCAGACTGAGCAGACCTACTGGCAGGCTACACCCTTTCGGGCGGTTGCCCAGCCCGGGCTGCAGCTCAAG GCAGTGACATCAGTGTCTGGCCCAGGTGAGCACCTCCGAAATGCCCTGTGGCATACTGGCCACACCCCTGATCAGGTGCGACTACTGTGGACGGACCCACGAAATGTGGGCTGGCGGGACAAGACCTCCTATCGCTGGCAGCTTCTGCACCGGCCTCAAGTTGGCTACATTCG GGTGAAGCTCTATGAGGGACCCCAGCTTGTGGCGGATTCTGGGGTGATTATTGACACATCCATGCGAGGGGGGCGTCTTGGTGTATTCTGCTTTTCCCAAGAAAACATCATTTGGTCCAATCTCCAGTATCGATGCAATG ACACAGTGCCTGAGGACTTTGAGCCATTCCGGAGGCAGCTGCTCCAGGGAAGGGTGTGA
- the THBS3 gene encoding thrombospondin-3 isoform X16 yields MVAVAEKIRTALLTAGDIYLLSTFRLPPKQGGVLFGLYSRQDNTRWLEASVVGKINKVLVRYQREDGKVHAVNLQQAGLADGRTHTVLLRLRGPSRPSPALHLYVDCKLGDQHAGLPALAPIPPAEVDGLEIRTGQKAYLRMQGFVESMKIILGGSMARVGALSECPFQGDESIHSAVTNALHSILGEQTKALVTQLTLFNQILVELRDDIRDQVKEMSLIRNTIMECQVCGFHEQRSHCSPNPCFRGVDCMEVYEYPGYRCGPCPPGLQGNGTHCSDINECVHADPCFPGSSCINTMPGFHCEACPRGYKGTQVSGVGIDYARASKQVCNDIDECNDGNNGGCDPNSICTNTVGSFKCGPCRLGFLGNQSQGCLPARTCHSPAHSPCHVHAHCLFERNGAVSCQDNCLLTPNSGQEDADNDGVGDQCDDDADGDGIKNVEDNCRLFPNKDQQNSDTDSFGDACDNCPNVPNNDQKDTDGNGEGDACDNDVDGDGIPNGLDNCPKVPNPLQTDRDEDGVGDACDSCPEMSNPTQTDVDSDLVGDVCDTNEDSDGDGHQDTKDNCPQLPNSSQLDSDNDGLGDECDGDDDNDGIPDYVPPGPDNCRLVPNPNQKDSDGNGVGDVCEDDFDNDAVVDPLDVCPESAEVTLTDFRAYQTVVLDPEGDAQIDPNWVVLNQGMEIVQTMNSDPGLAVGYTAFNGVDFEGTFHVNTVTDDDYAGFLFSYQDSGRFYVVMWKQTEQTYWQATPFRAVAQPGLQLKAVTSVSGPGEHLRNALWHTGHTPDQVRLLWTDPRNVGWRDKTSYRWQLLHRPQVGYIRVKLYEGPQLVADSGVIIDTSMRGGRLGVFCFSQENIIWSNLQYRCNDTVPEDFEPFRRQLLQGRV; encoded by the exons ATGGTAGCTGTGGCAGAGAAGATCCGGACAGCCCTGCTCACTGCTGGGGACATCTACCTCTTGTCCACCTTCCGCCTGCCCCCCAAGCAGGGTGGTGTCCTCTTTGGCCTCTATTCTCGCCAAGACAACACGCGATGGCTGGAGGCCTCTGTTGTAGGCAAGATCAACAAAG TACTGGTGCGATACCAGCGGGAGGATGGCAAAGTCCACGCCGTGAACCTACAGCAAGCAGGCCTGGCCGATGGTCGCACACACACAGTTCTCCTGCGACTCCGAGGTCCCTCCAGACCCAGCCCTGCTCTGCATCTCTATGTGGACTGCAAACTGGGTGACCAACATGCAGGCCTTCCAGCACTGGCCCCCATTCCTCCAGCAGAGGTCGATGGGCTGGAGATTAGGACTGGACAGAAGGCATATTTGAGGATGCAG GGCTTTGTGGAATCTATGAAAATTATTCTGGGTGGGTCCATGGCCCGGGTAGGAGCCCTGAGTGAGTGTCCATTCCAAGGGGACGAGTCCATCCACAGTGCAG TGACCAatgcactgcactccattctAG GGGAGCAGACCAAGGCGCTGGTCACCCAACTCACCCTCTTCAACCAGATCCTGGTGGAGCTGCGGGATGATATACGAGACCAG GTGAAGGAAATGTCCCTGATCCGAAACACCATTATGGAGTGTCAGGTGTGCG GCTTCCATGAGCAGCGTTCCCACTGCAGCCCCAATCCCTGCTTCCGAGGCGTGGACTGCATGGAAGTGTACGAGTACCCAGGCTACCGCTGTGGGCCCTGTCCCCCCGGCCTACAGGGCAACGGCACCCACTGCAGTGACATCAATGAG TGTGTTCACGCCGACCCCTGTTTCCCGGGCTCCAGCTGCAtcaacaccatgcccggcttccACTGTGAGGCCTGTCCTCGAGGGTACAAGGGCACACAGGTGTCTGGTGTGGGCATTGACTATGCCCGGGCCAGCAAACAG GTCTGCAATGACATCGATGAATGCAACGATGGCAACAATGGTGGCTGTGACCCAAACTCCATCTGCACCAACACTGTG GGCTCTTTCAAGTGTGGTCCCTGCCGCCTGGGTTTCCTGGGCAACCAGAGCCAGGGCTGCCTCCCAGCCCGGACCTGCCACAGCCCAGCCCACAGTCCCTGCCACGTCCATGCTCATTGTCTCTTTGAACGCAATGGTGCAGTATCCTGCCAG GACAACTGCCTTTTGACACCCAACTCTGGGCAGGAAGATGCTGATAATGATGGTGTGGGGGACCAGTGTGATGACGATGCTGATGGGGATGGGATCAAGAATGTTGAG GACAACTGCCGGCTGTTCCCCAACAAAGACCAACAGAACTCAGATACAGATTCATTTGGTGATGCCTGTGACAATTGCCCCAACGTTCCCAACAATGACCAGAAGGACACAGATGGCAATGGGGAAGGAGATGCCTGTGACAACGACGTGGATGGGGATG GCATCCCCAATGGATTGGACAATTGCCCTAAAGTCCCCAACCCACTACAGACAGACAGGGATGAGGACGGGGTGGGAGATGCTTGCGACAGCTGTCCTGAAATGAGCAATCCTACCCAG ACAGATGTAGACAGCGACTTGGTGGGGGATGTCTGTGATACCAATGAAGACAG TGATGGGGATGGGCATCAGGACACCAAGGACAACTGCCCACAGCTGCCAAATAGCTCCCAGCTGGACTCAGACAACGATGGACTTGGAGATGAGTGTGATGgggatgatgacaatgatggcATCCCAGATTACGTGCCTCCTGGTCCTGATAACTGCCGCCTGGTACCCAATCCCAATCAGAAGGACTCAGATG GCAATGGCGTTGGTGATGTGTGTGAGGATGACTTTGACAATGATGCTGTGGTCGACCCCCTGGATGTGTGTCCCGAAAGTGCAGAGGTAACGCTTACGGATTTTCGGGCCTATCAGACCGTCGTCCTGGATCCTGAGGGTGATGCTCAGATTGACCCAAACTGGGTTGTGCTCAACCAG GGCATGGAAATCGTTCAGACCATGAACAGTGACCCTGGCTTGGCAGTTG gataCACGGCCTTCAATGGTGTGGACTTTGAAGGCACCTTCCATGTGAACACAGTGACTGACGATGACTACGCAGGCTTTCTCTTCAGTTATCAAGACAGTGGCCGATTCTACGTAGTCATGTGGAAGCAGACTGAGCAGACCTACTGGCAGGCTACACCCTTTCGGGCGGTTGCCCAGCCCGGGCTGCAGCTCAAG GCAGTGACATCAGTGTCTGGCCCAGGTGAGCACCTCCGAAATGCCCTGTGGCATACTGGCCACACCCCTGATCAGGTGCGACTACTGTGGACGGACCCACGAAATGTGGGCTGGCGGGACAAGACCTCCTATCGCTGGCAGCTTCTGCACCGGCCTCAAGTTGGCTACATTCG GGTGAAGCTCTATGAGGGACCCCAGCTTGTGGCGGATTCTGGGGTGATTATTGACACATCCATGCGAGGGGGGCGTCTTGGTGTATTCTGCTTTTCCCAAGAAAACATCATTTGGTCCAATCTCCAGTATCGATGCAATG ACACAGTGCCTGAGGACTTTGAGCCATTCCGGAGGCAGCTGCTCCAGGGAAGGGTGTGA
- the THBS3 gene encoding thrombospondin-3 isoform X12, whose protein sequence is MVAVAEKIRTALLTAGDIYLLSTFRLPPKQGGVLFGLYSRQDNTRWLEASVVGKINKVLVRYQREDGKVHAVNLQQAGLADGRTHTVLLRLRGPSRPSPALHLYVDCKLGDQHAGLPALAPIPPAEVDGLEIRTGQKAYLRMQGFVESMKIILGGSMARVGALSECPFQGDESIHSAGEQTKALVTQLTLFNQILVELRDDIRDQVKEMSLIRNTIMECQVCGFHEQRSHCSPNPCFRGVDCMEVYEYPGYRCGPCPPGLQGNGTHCSDINECVHADPCFPGSSCINTMPGFHCEACPRGYKGTQVSGVGIDYARASKQVCNDIDECNDGNNGGCDPNSICTNTVGSFKCGPCRLGFLGNQSQGCLPARTCHSPAHSPCHVHAHCLFERNGAVSCQCNVGWAGNGNVCGTDTDIDGYPDQALPCMDNNKHCKQDNCLLTPNSGQEDADNDGVGDQCDDDADGDGIKNVEDNCRLFPNKDQQNSDTDSFGDACDNCPNVPNNDQKDTDGNGEGDACDNDVDGDGIPNGLDNCPKVPNPLQTDRDEDGVGDACDSCPEMSNPTQVQGDDVDSDLVGDVCDTNEDSDGDGHQDTKDNCPQLPNSSQLDSDNDGLGDECDGDDDNDGIPDYVPPGPDNCRLVPNPNQKDSDGNGVGDVCEDDFDNDAVVDPLDVCPESAEVTLTDFRAYQTVVLDPEGDAQIDPNWVVLNQGMEIVQTMNSDPGLAVGYTAFNGVDFEGTFHVNTVTDDDYAGFLFSYQDSGRFYVVMWKQTEQTYWQATPFRAVAQPGLQLKAVTSVSGPGEHLRNALWHTGHTPDQVRLLWTDPRNVGWRDKTSYRWQLLHRPQVGYIRVKLYEGPQLVADSGVIIDTSMRGGRLGVFCFSQENIIWSNLQYRCNDTVPEDFEPFRRQLLQGRV, encoded by the exons ATGGTAGCTGTGGCAGAGAAGATCCGGACAGCCCTGCTCACTGCTGGGGACATCTACCTCTTGTCCACCTTCCGCCTGCCCCCCAAGCAGGGTGGTGTCCTCTTTGGCCTCTATTCTCGCCAAGACAACACGCGATGGCTGGAGGCCTCTGTTGTAGGCAAGATCAACAAAG TACTGGTGCGATACCAGCGGGAGGATGGCAAAGTCCACGCCGTGAACCTACAGCAAGCAGGCCTGGCCGATGGTCGCACACACACAGTTCTCCTGCGACTCCGAGGTCCCTCCAGACCCAGCCCTGCTCTGCATCTCTATGTGGACTGCAAACTGGGTGACCAACATGCAGGCCTTCCAGCACTGGCCCCCATTCCTCCAGCAGAGGTCGATGGGCTGGAGATTAGGACTGGACAGAAGGCATATTTGAGGATGCAG GGCTTTGTGGAATCTATGAAAATTATTCTGGGTGGGTCCATGGCCCGGGTAGGAGCCCTGAGTGAGTGTCCATTCCAAGGGGACGAGTCCATCCACAGTGCAG GGGAGCAGACCAAGGCGCTGGTCACCCAACTCACCCTCTTCAACCAGATCCTGGTGGAGCTGCGGGATGATATACGAGACCAG GTGAAGGAAATGTCCCTGATCCGAAACACCATTATGGAGTGTCAGGTGTGCG GCTTCCATGAGCAGCGTTCCCACTGCAGCCCCAATCCCTGCTTCCGAGGCGTGGACTGCATGGAAGTGTACGAGTACCCAGGCTACCGCTGTGGGCCCTGTCCCCCCGGCCTACAGGGCAACGGCACCCACTGCAGTGACATCAATGAG TGTGTTCACGCCGACCCCTGTTTCCCGGGCTCCAGCTGCAtcaacaccatgcccggcttccACTGTGAGGCCTGTCCTCGAGGGTACAAGGGCACACAGGTGTCTGGTGTGGGCATTGACTATGCCCGGGCCAGCAAACAG GTCTGCAATGACATCGATGAATGCAACGATGGCAACAATGGTGGCTGTGACCCAAACTCCATCTGCACCAACACTGTG GGCTCTTTCAAGTGTGGTCCCTGCCGCCTGGGTTTCCTGGGCAACCAGAGCCAGGGCTGCCTCCCAGCCCGGACCTGCCACAGCCCAGCCCACAGTCCCTGCCACGTCCATGCTCATTGTCTCTTTGAACGCAATGGTGCAGTATCCTGCCAG TGTAACGTGGGCTGGGCTGGGAATGGGAACGTATGTGGGACTGACACAGACATCGATGGCTATCCAGACCAAGCACTGCCCTGCATGGACAACAACAAACACTGCAAACAG GACAACTGCCTTTTGACACCCAACTCTGGGCAGGAAGATGCTGATAATGATGGTGTGGGGGACCAGTGTGATGACGATGCTGATGGGGATGGGATCAAGAATGTTGAG GACAACTGCCGGCTGTTCCCCAACAAAGACCAACAGAACTCAGATACAGATTCATTTGGTGATGCCTGTGACAATTGCCCCAACGTTCCCAACAATGACCAGAAGGACACAGATGGCAATGGGGAAGGAGATGCCTGTGACAACGACGTGGATGGGGATG GCATCCCCAATGGATTGGACAATTGCCCTAAAGTCCCCAACCCACTACAGACAGACAGGGATGAGGACGGGGTGGGAGATGCTTGCGACAGCTGTCCTGAAATGAGCAATCCTACCCAGGTACAGGGGGATG ATGTAGACAGCGACTTGGTGGGGGATGTCTGTGATACCAATGAAGACAG TGATGGGGATGGGCATCAGGACACCAAGGACAACTGCCCACAGCTGCCAAATAGCTCCCAGCTGGACTCAGACAACGATGGACTTGGAGATGAGTGTGATGgggatgatgacaatgatggcATCCCAGATTACGTGCCTCCTGGTCCTGATAACTGCCGCCTGGTACCCAATCCCAATCAGAAGGACTCAGATG GCAATGGCGTTGGTGATGTGTGTGAGGATGACTTTGACAATGATGCTGTGGTCGACCCCCTGGATGTGTGTCCCGAAAGTGCAGAGGTAACGCTTACGGATTTTCGGGCCTATCAGACCGTCGTCCTGGATCCTGAGGGTGATGCTCAGATTGACCCAAACTGGGTTGTGCTCAACCAG GGCATGGAAATCGTTCAGACCATGAACAGTGACCCTGGCTTGGCAGTTG gataCACGGCCTTCAATGGTGTGGACTTTGAAGGCACCTTCCATGTGAACACAGTGACTGACGATGACTACGCAGGCTTTCTCTTCAGTTATCAAGACAGTGGCCGATTCTACGTAGTCATGTGGAAGCAGACTGAGCAGACCTACTGGCAGGCTACACCCTTTCGGGCGGTTGCCCAGCCCGGGCTGCAGCTCAAG GCAGTGACATCAGTGTCTGGCCCAGGTGAGCACCTCCGAAATGCCCTGTGGCATACTGGCCACACCCCTGATCAGGTGCGACTACTGTGGACGGACCCACGAAATGTGGGCTGGCGGGACAAGACCTCCTATCGCTGGCAGCTTCTGCACCGGCCTCAAGTTGGCTACATTCG GGTGAAGCTCTATGAGGGACCCCAGCTTGTGGCGGATTCTGGGGTGATTATTGACACATCCATGCGAGGGGGGCGTCTTGGTGTATTCTGCTTTTCCCAAGAAAACATCATTTGGTCCAATCTCCAGTATCGATGCAATG ACACAGTGCCTGAGGACTTTGAGCCATTCCGGAGGCAGCTGCTCCAGGGAAGGGTGTGA
- the THBS3 gene encoding thrombospondin-3 isoform X13, translating to MVAVAEKIRTALLTAGDIYLLSTFRLPPKQGGVLFGLYSRQDNTRWLEASVVGKINKVLVRYQREDGKVHAVNLQQAGLADGRTHTVLLRLRGPSRPSPALHLYVDCKLGDQHAGLPALAPIPPAEVDGLEIRTGQKAYLRMQGFVESMKIILGGSMARVGALSECPFQGDESIHSAGEQTKALVTQLTLFNQILVELRDDIRDQVKEMSLIRNTIMECQVCGFHEQRSHCSPNPCFRGVDCMEVYEYPGYRCGPCPPGLQGNGTHCSDINECVHADPCFPGSSCINTMPGFHCEACPRGYKGTQVSGVGIDYARASKQVCNDIDECNDGNNGGCDPNSICTNTVGSFKCGPCRLGFLGNQSQGCLPARTCHSPAHSPCHVHAHCLFERNGAVSCQCNVGWAGNGNVCGTDTDIDGYPDQALPCMDNNKHCKQDNCLLTPNSGQEDADNDGVGDQCDDDADGDGIKNVEDNCRLFPNKDQQNSDTDSFGDACDNCPNVPNNDQKDTDGNGEGDACDNDVDGDGIPNGLDNCPKVPNPLQTDRDEDGVGDACDSCPEMSNPTQTDVDSDLVGDVCDTNEDSDGDGHQDTKDNCPQLPNSSQLDSDNDGLGDECDGDDDNDGIPDYVPPGPDNCRLVPNPNQKDSDGNGVGDVCEDDFDNDAVVDPLDVCPESAEVTLTDFRAYQTVVLDPEGDAQIDPNWVVLNQGMEIVQTMNSDPGLAVGYTAFNGVDFEGTFHVNTVTDDDYAGFLFSYQDSGRFYVVMWKQTEQTYWQATPFRAVAQPGLQLKAVTSVSGPGEHLRNALWHTGHTPDQVRLLWTDPRNVGWRDKTSYRWQLLHRPQVGYIRVKLYEGPQLVADSGVIIDTSMRGGRLGVFCFSQENIIWSNLQYRCNDTVPEDFEPFRRQLLQGRV from the exons ATGGTAGCTGTGGCAGAGAAGATCCGGACAGCCCTGCTCACTGCTGGGGACATCTACCTCTTGTCCACCTTCCGCCTGCCCCCCAAGCAGGGTGGTGTCCTCTTTGGCCTCTATTCTCGCCAAGACAACACGCGATGGCTGGAGGCCTCTGTTGTAGGCAAGATCAACAAAG TACTGGTGCGATACCAGCGGGAGGATGGCAAAGTCCACGCCGTGAACCTACAGCAAGCAGGCCTGGCCGATGGTCGCACACACACAGTTCTCCTGCGACTCCGAGGTCCCTCCAGACCCAGCCCTGCTCTGCATCTCTATGTGGACTGCAAACTGGGTGACCAACATGCAGGCCTTCCAGCACTGGCCCCCATTCCTCCAGCAGAGGTCGATGGGCTGGAGATTAGGACTGGACAGAAGGCATATTTGAGGATGCAG GGCTTTGTGGAATCTATGAAAATTATTCTGGGTGGGTCCATGGCCCGGGTAGGAGCCCTGAGTGAGTGTCCATTCCAAGGGGACGAGTCCATCCACAGTGCAG GGGAGCAGACCAAGGCGCTGGTCACCCAACTCACCCTCTTCAACCAGATCCTGGTGGAGCTGCGGGATGATATACGAGACCAG GTGAAGGAAATGTCCCTGATCCGAAACACCATTATGGAGTGTCAGGTGTGCG GCTTCCATGAGCAGCGTTCCCACTGCAGCCCCAATCCCTGCTTCCGAGGCGTGGACTGCATGGAAGTGTACGAGTACCCAGGCTACCGCTGTGGGCCCTGTCCCCCCGGCCTACAGGGCAACGGCACCCACTGCAGTGACATCAATGAG TGTGTTCACGCCGACCCCTGTTTCCCGGGCTCCAGCTGCAtcaacaccatgcccggcttccACTGTGAGGCCTGTCCTCGAGGGTACAAGGGCACACAGGTGTCTGGTGTGGGCATTGACTATGCCCGGGCCAGCAAACAG GTCTGCAATGACATCGATGAATGCAACGATGGCAACAATGGTGGCTGTGACCCAAACTCCATCTGCACCAACACTGTG GGCTCTTTCAAGTGTGGTCCCTGCCGCCTGGGTTTCCTGGGCAACCAGAGCCAGGGCTGCCTCCCAGCCCGGACCTGCCACAGCCCAGCCCACAGTCCCTGCCACGTCCATGCTCATTGTCTCTTTGAACGCAATGGTGCAGTATCCTGCCAG TGTAACGTGGGCTGGGCTGGGAATGGGAACGTATGTGGGACTGACACAGACATCGATGGCTATCCAGACCAAGCACTGCCCTGCATGGACAACAACAAACACTGCAAACAG GACAACTGCCTTTTGACACCCAACTCTGGGCAGGAAGATGCTGATAATGATGGTGTGGGGGACCAGTGTGATGACGATGCTGATGGGGATGGGATCAAGAATGTTGAG GACAACTGCCGGCTGTTCCCCAACAAAGACCAACAGAACTCAGATACAGATTCATTTGGTGATGCCTGTGACAATTGCCCCAACGTTCCCAACAATGACCAGAAGGACACAGATGGCAATGGGGAAGGAGATGCCTGTGACAACGACGTGGATGGGGATG GCATCCCCAATGGATTGGACAATTGCCCTAAAGTCCCCAACCCACTACAGACAGACAGGGATGAGGACGGGGTGGGAGATGCTTGCGACAGCTGTCCTGAAATGAGCAATCCTACCCAG ACAGATGTAGACAGCGACTTGGTGGGGGATGTCTGTGATACCAATGAAGACAG TGATGGGGATGGGCATCAGGACACCAAGGACAACTGCCCACAGCTGCCAAATAGCTCCCAGCTGGACTCAGACAACGATGGACTTGGAGATGAGTGTGATGgggatgatgacaatgatggcATCCCAGATTACGTGCCTCCTGGTCCTGATAACTGCCGCCTGGTACCCAATCCCAATCAGAAGGACTCAGATG GCAATGGCGTTGGTGATGTGTGTGAGGATGACTTTGACAATGATGCTGTGGTCGACCCCCTGGATGTGTGTCCCGAAAGTGCAGAGGTAACGCTTACGGATTTTCGGGCCTATCAGACCGTCGTCCTGGATCCTGAGGGTGATGCTCAGATTGACCCAAACTGGGTTGTGCTCAACCAG GGCATGGAAATCGTTCAGACCATGAACAGTGACCCTGGCTTGGCAGTTG gataCACGGCCTTCAATGGTGTGGACTTTGAAGGCACCTTCCATGTGAACACAGTGACTGACGATGACTACGCAGGCTTTCTCTTCAGTTATCAAGACAGTGGCCGATTCTACGTAGTCATGTGGAAGCAGACTGAGCAGACCTACTGGCAGGCTACACCCTTTCGGGCGGTTGCCCAGCCCGGGCTGCAGCTCAAG GCAGTGACATCAGTGTCTGGCCCAGGTGAGCACCTCCGAAATGCCCTGTGGCATACTGGCCACACCCCTGATCAGGTGCGACTACTGTGGACGGACCCACGAAATGTGGGCTGGCGGGACAAGACCTCCTATCGCTGGCAGCTTCTGCACCGGCCTCAAGTTGGCTACATTCG GGTGAAGCTCTATGAGGGACCCCAGCTTGTGGCGGATTCTGGGGTGATTATTGACACATCCATGCGAGGGGGGCGTCTTGGTGTATTCTGCTTTTCCCAAGAAAACATCATTTGGTCCAATCTCCAGTATCGATGCAATG ACACAGTGCCTGAGGACTTTGAGCCATTCCGGAGGCAGCTGCTCCAGGGAAGGGTGTGA